TCCGGCATCCACACCGGAGTCCGTGCCGCCATCGGTCCCGGCATCCGCGGTCGTCTGCGGTCCGCAGCGACCTTCGCCCTGACAGTTTTCATAGGCCGCTTGGAAATCACTGCAGCCACCCACGCTGAGCACCGCACCGAACACCGCGCCCAGCGCGCCGACCTTCCAGAGGTTCCGCATGGCTTTCCCCGTGCTCACTGCCACGTCCCGGCGAAGCTCAAACCACCACCCTGCGGCGTGAGCGTCACGGACGGCTGAACGTTCGTCTGCTTCACCGGCAGGAAGTACATCAGCGCGCCCGCCGCGATGGCCGCCGCGCCCACCCCGATCCCCACCACGCCCATCGTCTGCGAGCGCTTGCCGGAGTCGCGCACCTGCTCCGCTTCCGCCAGCGTCGGGAACTCGTTGTTGTTCAGGTCGTTGAGCTTCCCGCGCGACTGCACGAAGAACACCGTCCCCACGCCCGCGAGCACCACGCCGCCCGCCGCGGGCACCCAGGCCCACTTGCGGCGTCCCGGCGTCTCCACCGTCGGCGTGTCACTCAGGCCCAGGTCCGTGGGCGGCTGCACGCCCGGCGTCAGGTCCGGCCCCGGCACCGGCTGCTTCTCCCCCGGCGTCACGTTGGGCGTCTGCTGCGCCACGGGCGGCGTCACCGGCGGCGCCACCGGCTCCGGACGCAGCACCCGCAGCGTGCGCGGCACCACCACGTCCAGCGACTTGTTGAGCGCGTCCAGCACCTGGTCCTCGCTCACGCCAGGGACCGACTCCTCGACGAGCGGCGCGCCGTCCTGCGCCGTGTACACGCGCACGCCCGCCTTGTACGCGTTCAGGTACGGACCAATCTCCGTCACCATCACCACGTCCGTCTTCGCCGCCATACCCAGCGACGCGATGCAGGACGGCTGCGTGCGGTTGCAGCGCATCATCGCCGTGCGCTTCTTCTTCGGCAGCGTGCGCGTCACGTCCTCCACGCGGATCACCTCCAGGCCTCGGGCCTTGAGCTGCTCGGCCACGTGCTCCTGGGCGGTTCCAACGAGGTAGCGCGGCGTTCCCCGCGTCACGTCCGTGGGCGCCAGCAACACGGTGACGGGTTTCGCGGAGGAGGTTGGTGCGGGCGCCTGGGCGACCACCAGGGTGAGCGCGGCGAGGAAGGGGATCAACACGGGAGCACTTTCTCCCTGACCCGCCCTCCTCGCAAGGTCAGGATTCGCGGAGGGGCGTGGTGGGACAGGGCCCCACCCACCCGGGGGCGACACCGGTGTCCGGCGCCGGGCTCCCCGCGTGGATGTTTCACGTTGTCGCGGCCCGGGAAACCCGGAAGGGCTCCCGCGCCGTCGGAGGCTACCGGCGCGGACGCTCCGGCGCCGGGCGGATCTGCGTCTTCTCAGACGTGTTCAGCTCCGTCTTCGGCCGGTCGTCGTCCTCGTCCTCATCGTCGTCCGAGGGCGGTGGCGGCGGACCCGGCGGACGGCGCGTGGGCGTGGCACCCGCGCGCAGCGTGTTGGACGGCGGAGCGGGACGCGCGGGGGCCGGCGGCGGACGGCGCGGCGGCGGCGTGTTGCGCGCGGGGGGCGCCTCCGCGAGCAGGTCCTCGGACACCTGCACCAGCGGCTCGGACGCGGGCGTCGCGCGGGTGTCCTCCTGCTCCGCGAACGGGTTGCGCGTGGGCGGCGGCGTCTTGTCGTCGTCCTGCGGCGGCGGGCGCGGCGGCAGCGAGGGGCGCAGCGCCGGGGCGGCCTTCGCGGGAGGCGGAGGCGCGGCGGGCTTGGGCGGGGTCGCCGCCGGCTTGGGGCCGCCGACCGGGCCGTCCGGGGCCGCGTTGCGGAGCACCTGCTCGAACTTCGCCCAGTCCTCCTTGAAGTGCGCCGGGTCCGGCAGCCCCTGCTCGCGGTGCTTCAGGGACGGGGCCCAGCGCAGGGCGTACGCCTCGCCCACGTGGAAGCTGGGCGGGGGCGGCACGCCGTAGGTGGCCGGGTCGAAGAAGGCGTCGTCCAGGTCGTCGAAGCCGTACGCGCGCGCCTTCTGGATGAAGTTGGGGATGATGCCGGTGGGCGCGTGGTAGCCCAGGATGTTCTCGTGCTCGTCCTTGGCGACGGGCGTGAAGACGAAGATGTCCTGGGTGCGGTACTCGCCCTTCTCGTTGAGGGGCAGCACCTCCGACAGGGCAATCGTCTTGCGGCTGCCGTCGTGGAGGCGCTCGCAGCAGATGATGAAGTTGATGGCGCTGGCCACCTGGGCGCGCACCGCGACCATGGGCAATTCCACGGACGACATGAGGCACAGGGATTCAATGCGGCGCAGCGTGTCCGTGGGCGTGTTCGCGTGCGTGGTGGCCAGCGAGCCGCCGTGGCCGGTGTTCATGGCCTGCATGAGGTGGAAGGCCTCGCCGCCGCGCACCTCGCCCACCACGATGCGGTCGGGGCGCAGACGCAGCGCGGAGTGCAGCAGGTCTCCCATGTCCACGGCGCCCTTGCCGAACTTGTCGGCGGGGCGGGATTCGAAGGCCACGATGTGGGACTGGTTGAGCTGGAGCTCGGCGGAGTCCTCGATGGTGAGGATGCGCTCTTCGTCCGGGATGAGGGACGAGACGATGTTGAGCAGCGTCGTCTTTCCGGAGCCCGTGCCGCCGGCCACCAGCATGTTGAGCTTGGTGGCGATGCCGGCCTCGATGAGGCGCGCCATGGGCTTGGTCAGCGACTTGAACTTCAACAGCGAGTCGATGGTCAGCTTGTCCTTGAAGAACTTGCGGATGGAGATGGTGGTGCCGTTGCGCGCGATGGGCGGAATCACCACGTGGATGCGGCTGCCGTCGGGCAGGCGCGCGTCCAGGCGGGGGCGCTCCTCGGACAGGGGGCGGCCCACGAACTGGGCCATGTTGCGCGCGGCGCCCAGCAGACCTTCATCGGAGAAGGAGGCATCCGTCTTGATCAGCCGGCCCTTGCGTTCGATCCACACGTCGGTGGGGCCGTTGATCATGATTTCCGACACCGACTCGTCGTCCAGGTAGGGGAGGACGGGCTTGAGGAAGGCGCGGAGCGACTCGGTGTACATCGTCATGGCGGGCGCAAGGCTAGCGCGCTCCGGCCCGGGCCCCAAGCTCCCGCCTTGAGTGCCTGCTCGCTTTCCGATGCGGCGTTCCGGCACGATGCCGCCCGGGGACGGTCATCCGCCCTCCATTGCCGAGGAAGGGGTGCCAGCCCATGCGCGGTCCCTGGTGGTGCTGCCTGGTGTGCTGGCTTGGGGGCTGCGCGTCCTCCACCGTGCTCGACCCGGACCTCGTGCGACCCGAGCCCGGGGCTCCCTTCCTGGAGGAAATCCCAGGTCCCCTGCTGGGGCCGTTCGAGTCGGCATCGGATGCGCTCCTGGCCGCGTGCGGAAAGATTCTCTCGAAGCCCCACGCCAGCGCGGGCCGTCCGGATCATCCCAGCTTCAGCACCCACTGGCGCGTCTCCAGCGAGTACTGCGCATGGCTGTACTACACGCCGGAGCATCAGTACGCCGTCAGCCGGCTCACCGACCAGTCGAAGGTCGATCCCGCTCAGCGGAGCAAGAGTTGCCTGTTGCCCTCCAAGGTCGCGGATGCGCGCTATCCCGCCGACTCGATCCGCTACATCTACGCCCTCCACAACCATCCCTATGGCAGTGCGCTGTCCTCGAATGACCTGCGCTTCATCGTCTCCGAAGGACGGGTGCACGGCTTCGAGACCGAAACAAAGGGCGGACGTGTGAGGCTCTCCATCGTCGCGTTCTTCTCCAATGCGATGGAGCCCGCGTCGTGTGACGGCTTCCACCAGTACATTCCCCTCACGGGTCAGTTGCTGAAGTGGACACGCACCGCATCGGCGGGATGGCAATGCGAGCAGACGGGGCGCGTCACATGGCACGATGCGGACGCATTGGATTTCACCCTCCAGAAACTCCAGGGCCCCTGTTTGAGAGGGGCGGGACCATGAAACGGCTGCTGCTCGTAGGCGCGGTCCTGTTCGCCGGGTGCATGCGACGCGAGGCGAGTCCACCCGATTCGCTGGCGTCGGAGGACCGCTCCATCGTCTTCCCGGAGATGTTCGCGCGAGAGGCGCTGACCGTCGGGGCGCCGGGGCAGCCGTACTCACTGGAGGGCAGCCTGCTTCGGGCCATGGTCGTGGCGGCCGATGACTTCCTTCCCCGTCAGCAGGAGGGACGTTCCTGCTGGAGCAGGAGGGAGGCGCATCGCTTCCGGCTCCTCCGTGAACGAGACATCGTCTTCATTCGCATGGACCTGGACCCGCGTGCCTGTGAGCCCGGCGGGCTGCTGCTGGACGGAGGCGCCACCTACGCGGTCCGACTGTCGGACGGACGCATCCTGCGGCGGCTCCATGATGGCGAGCCGGATGGACCGCTCATCCCTGGCGGCACCGATGCGGGGGTGCCCACCGGCCCTTCGGACCCGTCCATCTCCGTGGGAGACACCTCCTGGGGTGAGCCGCAGCCCTCGTTTCCATCCCAATGGCTGGACGCCGGAAGCCCCCATCCCTAAGCGGGCCGCCTCAGAACGCGCGCGCTGGTCTAGGGTGCAGCCCTGGGAGGGACACAATGAGCCTGGCGGACGGGTTGCCCGAGGATTGGAAGGAAGTACTGCATGACGCCATCCACGCTCCGTCGTTCAAGGAGCTGGAGAAGTTCGTGCGCAAGGAGCGCCAGGAACACACCGTGTTCCCTTCGGAGGACGACCTGTTCTCCGCGTTCCGCTTCACGCCCTACGCGGACGTGCGCGTGCTGCTCCTGGGCCAGGACCCCTACCACGGCCCGGGACAGGCCCATGGCCTCGCCTTCTCCGTGCAGCCCGGCGTGCCTCCTCCGCCCTCGCTCGTGAACATGTTCAAGGAGCTCCAGAGCGACGTGGGCGCGCCGAAGCCTCGCGATGGGTCGCTCATCCCCTGGGCGAAGCAGGGCGTGTTCCTGCTCAACACCGTGCTCACCGTGCGCCAGGCCTCCCCCAACAGCCACGCGAAGCACGGCTGGGAGCCCTTCACCGACGCCGTCATCCGCGCCGTCAGCGCCAAGGAGGACCCCGTCGTCTTCCTGCTCTGGGGCAAGCCCGCGCAGAAGAAGAAGGCCCTCATCGACGCGAAGCGCC
This DNA window, taken from Corallococcus coralloides DSM 2259, encodes the following:
- a CDS encoding CpaF family protein — translated: MTMYTESLRAFLKPVLPYLDDESVSEIMINGPTDVWIERKGRLIKTDASFSDEGLLGAARNMAQFVGRPLSEERPRLDARLPDGSRIHVVIPPIARNGTTISIRKFFKDKLTIDSLLKFKSLTKPMARLIEAGIATKLNMLVAGGTGSGKTTLLNIVSSLIPDEERILTIEDSAELQLNQSHIVAFESRPADKFGKGAVDMGDLLHSALRLRPDRIVVGEVRGGEAFHLMQAMNTGHGGSLATTHANTPTDTLRRIESLCLMSSVELPMVAVRAQVASAINFIICCERLHDGSRKTIALSEVLPLNEKGEYRTQDIFVFTPVAKDEHENILGYHAPTGIIPNFIQKARAYGFDDLDDAFFDPATYGVPPPPSFHVGEAYALRWAPSLKHREQGLPDPAHFKEDWAKFEQVLRNAAPDGPVGGPKPAATPPKPAAPPPPAKAAPALRPSLPPRPPPQDDDKTPPPTRNPFAEQEDTRATPASEPLVQVSEDLLAEAPPARNTPPPRRPPPAPARPAPPSNTLRAGATPTRRPPGPPPPPSDDDEDEDDDRPKTELNTSEKTQIRPAPERPRR
- a CDS encoding uracil-DNA glycosylase, yielding MSLADGLPEDWKEVLHDAIHAPSFKELEKFVRKERQEHTVFPSEDDLFSAFRFTPYADVRVLLLGQDPYHGPGQAHGLAFSVQPGVPPPPSLVNMFKELQSDVGAPKPRDGSLIPWAKQGVFLLNTVLTVRQASPNSHAKHGWEPFTDAVIRAVSAKEDPVVFLLWGKPAQKKKALIDAKRHIVLEGVHPSPLSASKGFFGSKPYSTTNAALKKHGQHTIDWELPS